The segment ATTCCCTCCACGCGGAGGGTCCTCGCTTCGACCCAGGGACCTCCACCCACACGGAGGTCGATCCGGGAGGACTGGAGCGCGGGAAGCCAGGCTTCCGGGATGGCGGCGACGATCTCACTCGTCCCGCCGGACCGGATGTCGAGGACCGGCTCGCCCGCGGCCGCGGTGGCGCCCGGATCCACGTGACGGCGGACCACGACCCCGGAAAAGGGAGCCCGGATCTCGGAGCCGGAGAGAAGCGCCTCGCGTGCCGCCGACGCGGCCTCGTAGGCCGCATCCGCGGCGAGGCGCTCGTCCTGAGCCAGCTCCAGCTCGCGCAGGGCGGCCACGCGTCCCGCGACGAGCGAGTCGAGACGTGACTCCTGCCGCCGTGCGACCTCCGCCCGATGGCGTGCCGCCTGCTCGGCCGATAGGGCCGCGGCGACCGAGGCTCTCCTCTCCGGCGCCTCGAAGCGCGCGAGCACCGCGCCGTTCGAGAAGCGCTGGCCCTCACGGAACGGCAGCGCCGTGATGCGTCCCGAGATCGTGGCGCGGACGACGACCTCCCCACGCGCCGCGACGCGGCCCGGCACGACCAGCTCCGAGCCCCCGCCGCGGCTCTCGACGCGCACCGTCCGGACGGTGATTGGGGAGCGCGAGTCCGCCGCCGCGTGGGCGGGTCCTTGCCTGCGCGAGCACCCCGGTCCGCCCGCGAGGAGCGCTGCGAGGAGAATCGGGGTGAGAAACATGCGGTCGCGTGCGTTCATGGGAGTTGTCCCCTGGCGTGAAGGTCGCGATAGTGGGCCATCACCTCGGACGCTTCCGCGTCGACGCGCGCGAGCCTGTGGCGCGCGGCCTCCGCATCCACGGCGAGGAGATCGGATTGGGAGAGGAGGCCGGACCCGTACCGTGCCTGAGCCAGGCGAAGGGCCTCCTCGCTGGATTCGTGAGCGAGCCGTGCCGCGAGGGAGCGCTCGCGCGAGATGGAGACCTCGGCCGCCGACTCCGCCACGGAGAGCGCGATCTCCCGCCGGAGGATCTCCTCGCGGGCTCGCGCCTCGTCCGCGCGGGCGGTCGCCTCGTGGCGGGCCTGATCGAGCCCCTTCAGGTC is part of the Candidatus Eisenbacteria bacterium genome and harbors:
- a CDS encoding efflux RND transporter periplasmic adaptor subunit, producing MNARDRMFLTPILLAALLAGGPGCSRRQGPAHAAADSRSPITVRTVRVESRGGGSELVVPGRVAARGEVVVRATISGRITALPFREGQRFSNGAVLARFEAPERRASVAAALSAEQAARHRAEVARRQESRLDSLVAGRVAALRELELAQDERLAADAAYEAASAAREALLSGSEIRAPFSGVVVRRHVDPGATAAAGEPVLDIRSGGTSEIVAAIPEAWLPALQSSRIDLRVGGGPWVEARTLRVEGMTDFRSRTREARFAPVSGHGTLEAGAYADVRLARGGAISGTASSRPDEPGAELLRVPSGTLVRRGALTGVFVIRDGRAWL